GGCACGATTCCAGCAGCTGAAACCGCTCGCGTCGTCAATGAACTTTGGTTGGCATTGGAAGCAGGTGATTTGGAAAGATCACGCAAAATTGCATACCCATTGTCGTACTTCATGTGCCAGATGATGAACAGCGTAGATTGCTACGAGTTCCTGGCGAAGCACTTACTAAAACGCGCAGGACTGATGAAAAACGCTCTGGTTCGTGGCCCACACGATTACATTCCAGATCAGGAAACCTTGCGCGAAGTTGAGATCACTTACGATCACATTCTTTCACTACTTGATTAATAACTAACACATATAGGAATAAGCAATGAAAAGTTGGGGATTAACCGTCAATATCCGTCACGATGCAGCCGTTGAACAATACATCGAAATGCACAAAGGCGTATGGCCAGAAATCATCGGCCCAGGTGGTGCGTTAGAAGGCTTGGGCATCAAAACCATGCAAATCTTCTATTGCAAACCTTACACCCTGTTCATGTACATGGAGACGGATGACGACTTCACTCCTGCCAATGAATTTAAACGCGCCAACATTGAGTTCGACCCTCGCGTAAAAGAGTGGGACGACATAATGCACGGTCAACTTTTACAACGTACTCCTGGTAAC
Above is a window of Paraneptunicella aestuarii DNA encoding:
- a CDS encoding L-rhamnose mutarotase, translating into MKSWGLTVNIRHDAAVEQYIEMHKGVWPEIIGPGGALEGLGIKTMQIFYCKPYTLFMYMETDDDFTPANEFKRANIEFDPRVKEWDDIMHGQLLQRTPGNDGPTEWFPLTKVFQYDERENTVAY